A genomic region of Lysinibacillus sp. 2017 contains the following coding sequences:
- a CDS encoding ATP-grasp domain-containing protein → MKTILFIGTNKSGSSREATRAAEKLGYFTVLFTKNEKQIEQRIQYPDIHKMILVDTNDLEQMRKEITKLQLFGLELVTIISLVDPNVHIASKLCDEFCHNRSSSKAIEIMEDKEQTRYFLKNEPYSPKFQIIQPTEKPSKYLKFPMMVKSPKSTGSKDVLLAQNKDQLSKHIATLQNKYPEEPIITEEFIVGPQYLVEVVVMNGQPHLIAVIKQDITKGKRFIITGYRVLAIVPEKLKTSLEALCQSIVHAFELETGAFHLELRLTKKGWKLIEINPRISGGAMNKMIEAAFGINLVEQTLKLLLGETANFTPTFQNFVYTKYLIVRRKGKLERVTGKFRALNSPGIYDVYIKPKKGTILIPPLSMGHRYAYIISQAKSISEAVRKANNAAREIKFHMRKI, encoded by the coding sequence TTGAAAACAATCCTGTTTATCGGCACAAATAAATCTGGGTCTAGTAGAGAAGCAACAAGAGCGGCTGAAAAATTGGGCTACTTCACAGTACTCTTTACAAAAAATGAAAAACAAATTGAACAACGCATACAGTACCCTGATATTCATAAAATGATTTTAGTGGATACGAACGATTTGGAGCAGATGCGCAAAGAAATAACTAAGCTACAGTTGTTCGGTCTTGAACTTGTGACGATTATTAGTTTAGTCGATCCGAACGTACACATCGCTTCCAAACTTTGTGACGAATTTTGCCACAATCGTAGTTCTTCAAAAGCAATTGAAATTATGGAGGATAAAGAACAAACGCGCTATTTCCTTAAAAACGAACCCTATTCCCCAAAGTTTCAAATCATACAGCCTACAGAAAAACCTTCAAAATATCTTAAATTTCCTATGATGGTCAAATCACCAAAATCAACAGGCTCCAAAGATGTATTATTGGCTCAAAATAAAGACCAACTATCCAAACATATCGCTACACTTCAAAATAAATATCCTGAAGAGCCCATCATTACAGAAGAATTTATCGTCGGGCCACAGTATTTGGTGGAAGTCGTCGTGATGAATGGGCAACCACATCTTATAGCCGTTATTAAGCAAGATATTACGAAGGGGAAACGATTTATCATTACCGGTTATCGCGTTCTCGCTATCGTCCCCGAGAAGTTAAAAACCAGTTTAGAAGCACTCTGTCAGTCGATTGTCCACGCATTCGAGTTAGAAACGGGCGCCTTTCATTTAGAGCTCCGTCTTACAAAAAAGGGCTGGAAGTTAATCGAAATTAATCCACGCATCTCTGGCGGTGCGATGAATAAAATGATTGAAGCCGCATTTGGTATAAATCTAGTCGAACAAACCTTGAAGCTATTACTAGGGGAAACAGCTAATTTTACCCCTACTTTTCAGAACTTTGTTTATACGAAATACTTAATTGTCCGACGAAAAGGAAAATTAGAACGGGTTACAGGTAAATTTCGCGCCCTCAATTCACCAGGGATTTATGATGTCTATATAAAACCGAAAAAAGGAACGATTCTAATTCCACCATTATCTATGGGACACCGTTATGCTTATATTATTTCGCAAGCAAAATCAATTAGCGAAGCCGTACGGAAAGCAAATAATGCAGCTAGGGAAATTAAATTTCATATGCGGAAGATTTAA